A window of the Roseburia sp. 831b genome harbors these coding sequences:
- the fusA gene encoding elongation factor G: MAGREYPLERTRNIGIMAHIDAGKTTTTERILYYTGVNYKIGDTHEGTATMDWMEQEQERGITITSAATTCHWTLEEFAKPKPGALEHRINIIDTPGHVDFTVEVERSLRVLDGAVGVFCAKGGVEPQSENVWRQADTYNVPRMAFINKMDILGADFYGAVDQIRTRLGKNAICLQLPIGKEDDFKGIIDLFEMKAYIYNDDKGDDITVTDDLGDMKEDAELYHNELVEKVCELDDDLMMQYLEGEEPTVEEMKKVLRKATCECTAVPVCCGSAYRNKGVQKLLDAIIEYMPAPTDIPPIKGVDMDGNEIERHSSDDEPFSALAFKIMTDPFVGKLAFFRVYSGTMNSGSYVLNATKDKKERVGRILQMHANKRQELDKVYAGDIAAAVGFKFTTTGDTICDEQHPVILESMEFPEPVIELAIEPKTKAGQGKMGEALAKLAEEDPTFRAHTNTETGQTIIAGMGELHLEIIVDRLLREFKVEANVGAPQVAYKEAITKAVDIDSKYAKQSGGRGQYGHCKVRFEPMDANGEELFKFDSTVVGGAIPKEYIPAVGEGIEEATQAGILGGFPVVGVHATVYDGSYHEVDSSEMAFHIAGSLAFKEAMQKAAPVLLEPIMKVEVTMPEEYMGDIIGDINARRGRIEGMDDLGGGKIVRGFVPLAEMFGYSTDLRSKTQGRGNYSMFFEKYEPVPKSVQEKVLAEKNK, translated from the coding sequence TTGGCTGGAAGAGAATATCCATTAGAGAGAACCAGAAATATCGGTATTATGGCTCATATTGATGCTGGTAAAACAACAACAACAGAGCGTATTCTTTACTATACCGGTGTTAACTATAAAATCGGTGATACTCATGAAGGTACTGCTACCATGGACTGGATGGAACAGGAGCAGGAAAGAGGTATCACAATCACTTCAGCAGCTACAACATGTCACTGGACTTTGGAAGAGTTTGCAAAACCAAAGCCAGGTGCTTTAGAGCATCGTATCAACATCATTGATACTCCAGGACACGTAGACTTTACAGTAGAGGTAGAACGTTCACTTCGTGTACTTGATGGCGCCGTTGGTGTCTTCTGTGCAAAAGGTGGTGTAGAACCTCAGTCAGAGAACGTATGGCGTCAGGCTGACACATACAATGTACCACGTATGGCATTCATCAATAAGATGGATATCTTAGGTGCAGACTTCTACGGAGCTGTTGATCAGATTCGTACAAGATTAGGTAAAAACGCTATCTGTCTTCAGTTACCAATCGGTAAAGAAGACGATTTCAAAGGAATCATCGACTTATTCGAGATGAAAGCTTATATCTACAATGATGATAAGGGTGATGATATCACTGTTACTGATGATCTTGGTGACATGAAAGAAGACGCTGAACTTTATCACAATGAATTAGTAGAAAAAGTTTGCGAATTAGATGACGACTTAATGATGCAGTATCTGGAAGGTGAAGAACCAACCGTTGAAGAAATGAAAAAAGTATTGAGAAAAGCTACATGCGAATGTACAGCTGTTCCAGTATGTTGTGGTTCTGCTTACAGAAACAAAGGTGTTCAGAAATTATTGGACGCTATCATCGAATACATGCCAGCTCCAACAGACATCCCACCAATCAAGGGTGTTGATATGGACGGTAATGAAATTGAGAGACATTCATCTGATGATGAACCATTCTCTGCTTTGGCATTTAAGATTATGACTGACCCATTCGTAGGTAAGTTAGCATTCTTCAGAGTTTACTCTGGTACAATGAACTCCGGTTCTTATGTATTAAATGCAACAAAAGACAAAAAAGAACGTGTTGGCCGTATCTTACAGATGCACGCTAACAAACGTCAGGAATTAGACAAAGTATATGCTGGTGATATCGCAGCTGCTGTAGGTTTCAAATTTACAACAACTGGTGATACAATCTGTGATGAACAGCATCCAGTAATCTTAGAGTCCATGGAATTCCCAGAACCAGTTATCGAGCTCGCTATCGAGCCTAAGACAAAAGCTGGACAGGGTAAAATGGGTGAAGCTCTTGCAAAACTTGCAGAAGAAGATCCTACATTCCGTGCTCATACAAATACGGAAACTGGTCAGACAATCATCGCTGGTATGGGTGAGCTTCACCTTGAAATTATCGTAGATCGTCTTCTTCGTGAGTTCAAAGTAGAAGCTAACGTTGGTGCTCCTCAGGTAGCATACAAAGAAGCCATCACAAAAGCGGTTGATATTGATAGTAAGTACGCAAAACAGTCCGGTGGACGTGGTCAGTACGGACACTGTAAAGTTAGATTTGAGCCAATGGATGCCAACGGAGAAGAATTATTCAAATTCGACTCTACTGTTGTCGGTGGTGCTATTCCTAAGGAATACATCCCAGCAGTTGGTGAAGGTATCGAAGAAGCAACACAGGCTGGTATCCTTGGTGGATTCCCAGTAGTTGGTGTACACGCTACTGTTTACGACGGTTCTTATCATGAAGTCGATTCTTCCGAAATGGCATTCCACATTGCTGGTTCCCTTGCATTCAAGGAAGCTATGCAGAAAGCAGCTCCAGTTCTTCTTGAGCCAATCATGAAGGTTGAAGTAACAATGCCAGAAGAGTACATGGGAGATATCATCGGTGATATCAACGCTCGTCGTGGACGTATCGAAGGTATGGATGACCTTGGCGGCGGTAAGATTGTTCGTGGATTCGTTCCTCTTGCAGAGATGTTCGGATACTCAACAGACTTACGTTCTAAGACACAGGGTCGTGGTAACTACTCAATGTTCTTCGAGAAATACGAGCCAGTACCTAAGTCCGTACAGGAAAAAGTTTTAGCTGAAAAAAATAAATAA